In a single window of the Plasmodium cynomolgi strain B DNA, chromosome 6, whole genome shotgun sequence genome:
- a CDS encoding hypothetical protein (putative): MDPLQIHNEEPNKTNYLNRASPDECVYTRNNVGMNAVLINKKYMDLKCINQLYKELLNGEINFTKRFTFITSISNESFNYGFNLLDMLKIVEVYQKGKNNKHADVLKKILYNINELSYLIFSYRKPLIVYCNGSVRGSGGFIPFLANNSASYFHSSYAYTNLKYSFLPYGGISYVLANLRGSIGFYLALTGQVIQSADLMWCGLTKRWLAEDCLELMELTSESQLEVSEQDANLLLEEHFLKVPKIYTLKCYEEIIHDHFKYPSLMQIMAKLDASRKRTHSDERVRLWAEKTYQQICSQPPIAAHLTFEILHLLRTHKMDLLKKAQVTKKLYNQMIQNSYKVVPTTKEEVSLAELKLTIDSELLIKALNIETNAIANFISCPDLLNGITSYLVKDTDHSFKCTYLNNSLLETKKDIIHYFLFYKNDYEFTVHDRPDISFSSLSVLDRCNQPYGSRDRHFYAEQSKRWSDDYLKDQLNEINKLAL, from the exons ATGGACCCTCTCCAAATTCACAACGAAGAACCGAACAAAACAAACTACCTGAACAGAGCATCACCAGACGAGTGTGTATACACCCGGAACAACGTAGGAATGAACGCAGTCctcataaacaaaaaatacatggACCTAAAGTGTATTAACCAGTTGTATAAGGAGCTACTAAATGGAGAGATcaatttcacaaaaaggtTTACCTTCATAACATCGATCAGTAACGAGTCGTTTAATTACGGTTTCAATTTATTGGACATGCTCAAAATCGTGGAAGTGtatcaaaaagggaaaaacaacaAGCATGCAgatgttttgaaaaaaattctgtacaACATTAATGAGTTAAGTTATCTCATCTTTTCATATAGGAAGCCACTCATAGTGTACTGTAACGGTAGCGTTCGAGGCTCCGGAGGGTTCATACCCTTCCTTGCTAATAACAGCGcttcatattttcattcCTCATATGCCTACACCAATTTGAAGTACTCCTTTTTGCCCTATGGTGGCATCTCCTACGTGCTAGCCAATTTGAGAGGATCTATTGGATTCTACTTAGCCCTAACAGGCCAGGTAATCCAATCTGCGGACCTTATGTGGTGCGGTTTGACAAAAAGGTGGCTAGCAGAAGACTGTCTAGAGCTAATGGAACTCACATCAGAATCGCAACTAGAGGTGTCCGAACAAGATGCCAACCTCCTTTTGGAagaacattttttgaaaGTCCCAAAAATCTATACCTTAAAATGTTACGAAGAAATAATTCACGACCATTTTAAGTACCCCTCTCTGATGCAAATTATGGCTAAGCTAGATGCATCTAGGAAAAGAACCCATTCTGATGAACGGGTTCGCCTCTGGGCAGAAAAAACATACCAACAGATCTGTTCGCAGCCACCTATAGCGGCACATCTAACATTTGAAATTCTCCACCTACTTAGAACCCACAAAATGGACCTACTCAAAAAAGCCCAAGTCACAAAAAAGCTATATAATCAGATGATACAAAATAGTTACAAGGTAGTTCCAACcacaaaggaagaagtaaGCTTAGCTGAACTCAAGCTTACCATCGATTCGGAGCTCCTCATAAAAGCATTAAATATTGAAACCAATGCCATAGCGAATTTCATTTCCTGTCCGGATCTCCTTAATGGAATCACCTCCTACTTGGTTAAAGACACGGATCACTCCTTCAAATGTACCTACCTGAATAACTCCCTTCTTGAGACGAAGAAGGATATAATccattatttccttttttacaaaaatgattaCGAGTTTACTGTACATGACAGACCCGACATAAGTTTCTCCAGTTTGAGTGTCCTCGATCGATGTAATCAGCCCTATGGTTCACGCGACCGACACTTTTACGCAGAGCAG AGCAAACGATGGAGCGACGACTATCTGAAGGACCAACTGAACGAGATTAACAAACTCGCCCTATGA